In Exiguobacterium sp. 9-2, the genomic window TCGAAGATTTCGAGATGATGTCCCACCGCGAAGATAACTTCGGTGAAATTTGGGATGAGACGAAACGAGATGAGTACCCGACTCAAGGTGTACTCGTGAAGGCATATCTTGCAGAAAGCAGCGATTTGACGGACACGATCAAAGGCATCGAACAGGACATCCAACAATTGACGAACTTCGGTCTGTCGATTGGCACGGGTGCTGTCACGCTGACTCAAGTAGATGAAGAAGACTGGGCACATTCATGGAAACAATTCTATAAACCGGTCAAGATCAGCCGCCACCTGACAGTCGTCCCGATGTGGGAAGACTACACGCCACAGCCGGGTGAAAAGATCATCGAGCTCGATCCAGGCATGGCGTTCGGAACGGGAACACACCCGACGACGGTTCTTTGCATTCAAGCAATCGAAAACTACTTGCAAGAGCAAGATCGTGTCGTCGATGTCGGTACAGGATCCGGTGTCTTAGCGATTGCAGCTGCGAAGCTTGGGGCAAAGGATGTCTTTGCACTCGATTTAGACGAAGTCGCTGTCAAATCAGCGACGGAAAACGTCGCTTTGAACAACGTCAGTGAGCAGATCACGGTCCGTCAAGGCGATTTGATGAAGGAATTGAGTGAGCCGGTCGAGTTGATCGTCGCGAATATCTTAGCGGAAGTCATCCTCCTCTTCGTCAAGGATGCCTATACGCTGACGTTACCAGGCGGGCATTTCATCGCTTCCGGTATCATTAGTCAGAAGAAAGATATGGTCGTACAAGCGATGCAAGAAGCAGGATTTACGATCGTCGAGACGACGAAGCTTGAGGACTGGGTCGCAATCATCGCGAAACGGGAGGCATAAGCGCATGCAACGGTATTTCGTCGAGCCTTCGATGCGTCAGGGAGATGTTTTTCATCTCCCGAAAGATGATGCACACCATATGAAAAACGTCATGCGGATGGAAGTCGGCGGAGAGATTCTCGTGCTCGATGGAACAGGTCTTTACCGGTGTCGCCTTGAAGCACTCGAGAAACAGGTAGCTTCTGCCCGTATCGAAGAGACGCTACCGATCGAGACGGAGCTACCGATTCGTGTGACGATCGCCCATGGATTGCCAAAAGGCGATAAGATCGAACTCGTTGCCCAAAAAGCAACGGAACTCGGGATCCATCATCTACGGATTTTCGAAGCCGACCGTTCCGTCTCGAAATGGGATCAGAAGAAGGTTCCGAAAAAGATTGAACGACTCGAAAAAATCGTCAAGGAAGCAGCGGAACAATCGTACCGTGCCCACTTGCCGACGGTCGACTTCGTGGCGTATGATGAAGTCTTACAGGATGCATCGAACTATACGGCTTGTCTGGTTGCCTATGAAGAATCAGCGAAACAAGGGGAGGCTTCCGTCCTCGCTACGACGCTTGCTGGACTGCAAGAGGGAGATTCCCTTCTTGTCGTCATCGGACCTGAAGGTGGGTTCGCTGAAGCAGAAATCGCACGTTTGACGGATGCCGGTTTTAAACAAGCCGCTCTAGGGCGCCGCATCTTACGGACGGAAACGGCACCATTTTATGTCCTTTCCGCCGTCTCGTATCATTTTGAATTGAAAGGGTGAACGAAATGGCAACTGTTGCCTTTCAAACGCTTGGCTGTAAAGTCAACCATTACGAAACAGAAGCTGTCTGGCAACTGTTCAAGGACGCTGGTTACGCACGCGTTGATTTTGCTGATCATGCGGACGTTTATGTCGTCAATACATGTACGGTCACGAATACCGGAGATAAGAAAAGTCGCCAAGTCATCCGACGGGCGATTCGCCAAAATCCGGATAGTGTCATCTGCGTAACGGGCTGTTATGCCCAAACATCTCCTGCTGAAATCATGGCGATTCCTGGCGTCGATGTCGTCGTCGGAACACAAGATCGGCATAAAATGATTGGATACATTGAACAATTCCGTGAAGAACGCATGCCAATCAATGCGGTCGGAAACATCATGAAAGCAAAAGTCTATGAAGAACTGGATGTACCGGCCTTTACGGACCGGACACGGGCTTCTCTGAAAATTCAGGAAGGCTGTAACAATTTCTGTACGTTCTGTATCATCCCATGGGCGCGTGGTCTCATGCGGTCTCGTCAACCAGAAGATGTCTTGAAGCAAGCACAACAGCTCGTTGATGCGGGTTATAAAGAAATCGTCTTGACGGGCATCCATACAGGTGGCTACGGAGAAGACTTAAAAGACTACAACTTAGCGAAATTACTTAAAGCACTCGAATCCGTCAATGGACTCGAACGTTTGCGGATTTCGTCGATCGAAGCTAGTCAAATCACGGACGAGGTACTTGATGTCCTGAAGGATTCACCGATTGTCGTTCGTCACTTGCACGTTCCGATCCAGTCGGCTTCCGATACGGTCCTTCGCCGGATGCGCCGGAAGTATACGATGGCAGAATTCGGGGAACGGATTACGCGTTTGAAGGAAGTCCTGCCTGACTGTGCGATTACGTCAGATGTCATCGTCGGTTTCCCAGGTGAGACGGAAGAAGAGTTCATGGAAACGTTCAACTTTATCAACGATCATAAGTTCAGTGAGTTGCATGTCTTCCCGTACTCAAAACGGACAGGAACACCCGCTGCGATGATGGATGATCAAGTCGAGGAATCAATCAAAGAAGAACGCGTCGCGCGTTTGATCGCTTTATCGGATCAACTCGCAAAGGAATATGCTTCGAAATACGAAGGGGAACTGCTTGAGATCATTCCGGAAGAATTCTCGGAAGAAGCAGGCGGTCGTCTCGTCGGTTACACAGATAACTATTTGCGTGTCGCAATCGAAGGCGATGAGTCGATGATCGGACAACTCGTTCGTGTCAAAATCACGAAAGCCGGTTATCCGATGAACGATGGTCAATTCGTTCGCATCATGCAGACACTTAAAGACGCTGTAGTCTAATCGAAAGGGCAAAGGGAACCTCTGGTTTTCTTTGCCACTTTTTTTGTTTTCATTTCAGGAATGCGCTACACTGAATACAGTTCAATTAAGGAAAGAGGATATTATTCATGCGAATCAACAAATTCATTAGTGAAACGGGCTTTTGCTCAAGGCGTGCTGCCGATAAATTAGTCGACGCAGGTCGTGTGACGATCAACGGTCTGACGGCAGAACTCGGCTCGCAAGCTGAAGAGACGGACGTCGTCGAAATCGACGGTCAGCCACTCCAAACGAAACCAAAACCCGTCTACATCGTCTTAAATAAACCGGTCGGCATTACGTGTACGACGGAGCTTGATATCGAAGGAAATATCATCGATTTCGTTAATCATCCGAAGCGGATTTTCCCGATCGGTCGTCTCGACAAGGATTCAGACGGCTTGATTCTTTTGACGAATGACGGTGATGTCGTCAACCGGATTCTCCGGGCAGAAAACAATCACGATAAGGAATATATCGTGACTGTCGATGCCCCGATCACGGACACATTCATTCAAGGAATGGCGAGTGGTGTTGACATTCTTGGTACAACGACGAAGGAATGTATCGTTGAACCACTTGAGACACGGACATTTCGCATCATTTTAACGCAAGGGTTAAATCGTCAGATTCGTCGAATGTGTAAAGAGTTCGGCTACCGGGTCAAACGGCTGCAGCGCGTCCGGATCATGAACATCGAGCTTGGCGATTTACCGATTGGTTCTTGGCGTGATTTGACGGAAGAGGAATTACGCGAATTGTTTAAGACGCTTGACGCACAATAAGGTTCAATGAAAGTCGCCACTGGCGGCTTTCTTCATACATAAGGGGGATGACCGTGGATAAACGGGGTATGAGTGCGACATTCGTCGCCTACGTGATTGGTGGACTGTTGCCAATCTACAAAGTGTTTGCTGCTGGAATTCCAGCATGGACGGTCGTTTCAATCCGGATTTTAAGTGCGTTCATCTTCGTGACACTATTGTTACGCTTGACGAAGAAGTTTCAATTCGTTCGTCACCTGTGGCAAAACAAACGCCAACGTTATACCGTGCTTGCGGCAGGTCTCGTATTAGGTGGGAACTGGTCACTCTATCTGTATGCCATCGGAGAAGGGTATATCGTCGAGTCGTCGCTCGGGTATTATATCAATCCGCTCGTCAGCGTCTTGTTCGGTTTGATCTTTTTTAAGGAACGATTAACGCGTCCACAAATCATCGCGATTGTATCAGCAATCACTGGTGTGATGATTTTAACGCTCGGTTATGGTCAATTTCCGATCATTGCCTTTTCACTTGCCATCTCGTTCGCATTTTACGGTGTGCTGAAGAAAAAGGCGGCAGCCGAGCCATTATC contains:
- the prmA gene encoding 50S ribosomal protein L11 methyltransferase — its product is MKWSEICVHTTQEAIEAVSNILHEAGASGVVIEDVEDFEMMSHREDNFGEIWDETKRDEYPTQGVLVKAYLAESSDLTDTIKGIEQDIQQLTNFGLSIGTGAVTLTQVDEEDWAHSWKQFYKPVKISRHLTVVPMWEDYTPQPGEKIIELDPGMAFGTGTHPTTVLCIQAIENYLQEQDRVVDVGTGSGVLAIAAAKLGAKDVFALDLDEVAVKSATENVALNNVSEQITVRQGDLMKELSEPVELIVANILAEVILLFVKDAYTLTLPGGHFIASGIISQKKDMVVQAMQEAGFTIVETTKLEDWVAIIAKREA
- a CDS encoding 16S rRNA (uracil(1498)-N(3))-methyltransferase, translated to MQRYFVEPSMRQGDVFHLPKDDAHHMKNVMRMEVGGEILVLDGTGLYRCRLEALEKQVASARIEETLPIETELPIRVTIAHGLPKGDKIELVAQKATELGIHHLRIFEADRSVSKWDQKKVPKKIERLEKIVKEAAEQSYRAHLPTVDFVAYDEVLQDASNYTACLVAYEESAKQGEASVLATTLAGLQEGDSLLVVIGPEGGFAEAEIARLTDAGFKQAALGRRILRTETAPFYVLSAVSYHFELKG
- the mtaB gene encoding tRNA (N(6)-L-threonylcarbamoyladenosine(37)-C(2))-methylthiotransferase MtaB, translating into MATVAFQTLGCKVNHYETEAVWQLFKDAGYARVDFADHADVYVVNTCTVTNTGDKKSRQVIRRAIRQNPDSVICVTGCYAQTSPAEIMAIPGVDVVVGTQDRHKMIGYIEQFREERMPINAVGNIMKAKVYEELDVPAFTDRTRASLKIQEGCNNFCTFCIIPWARGLMRSRQPEDVLKQAQQLVDAGYKEIVLTGIHTGGYGEDLKDYNLAKLLKALESVNGLERLRISSIEASQITDEVLDVLKDSPIVVRHLHVPIQSASDTVLRRMRRKYTMAEFGERITRLKEVLPDCAITSDVIVGFPGETEEEFMETFNFINDHKFSELHVFPYSKRTGTPAAMMDDQVEESIKEERVARLIALSDQLAKEYASKYEGELLEIIPEEFSEEAGGRLVGYTDNYLRVAIEGDESMIGQLVRVKITKAGYPMNDGQFVRIMQTLKDAVV
- the rluF gene encoding 23S rRNA pseudouridine(2604) synthase RluF — encoded protein: MRINKFISETGFCSRRAADKLVDAGRVTINGLTAELGSQAEETDVVEIDGQPLQTKPKPVYIVLNKPVGITCTTELDIEGNIIDFVNHPKRIFPIGRLDKDSDGLILLTNDGDVVNRILRAENNHDKEYIVTVDAPITDTFIQGMASGVDILGTTTKECIVEPLETRTFRIILTQGLNRQIRRMCKEFGYRVKRLQRVRIMNIELGDLPIGSWRDLTEEELRELFKTLDAQ
- the rarD gene encoding EamA family transporter RarD is translated as MTVDKRGMSATFVAYVIGGLLPIYKVFAAGIPAWTVVSIRILSAFIFVTLLLRLTKKFQFVRHLWQNKRQRYTVLAAGLVLGGNWSLYLYAIGEGYIVESSLGYYINPLVSVLFGLIFFKERLTRPQIIAIVSAITGVMILTLGYGQFPIIAFSLAISFAFYGVLKKKAAAEPLSGLFLETLVTLPFALLTLGVTDSQPLAMPTSALLAIIMLGIATAVQLMLFGYGMPKIPFVYVGILQYIAPTLTLLLGIYLFNDVFTTIHFIAFLFIWIAVALFTISGLSAGKIRMKKVS